CCCATTCGTAAAAGCCAATGCGGCTAGCGACTTTCGCGCCGCATAATAGAGCATCGGGAGGAATTCGCCTCGCAGCAATCGGCTCCCGATTGATGTCCATGATGATTTCCACCAGGATTCGTTCGAACTCGAAAATGTCGAGTGCCGCTGTCTTTTTCCCGTCAGGTGATCGTCGCCTACGAATCTTCTCATAGCGACCAGGCAGATCAAATCTGCCTCGCTGCGATTTTTTGATCTCGGCATTCTTGCCTTCTATCGTCCCTTTTGCCTCTGGGGTCATGGATGGGGCAATTTCGACCCGAATCCCCGAGGACGGAAACGCTTGTCCCATGTTTGATACGAGTTCAGCGCGATCCGCTCGCAAAAAAATTGGAAGTTGCCGACACGGCCAGTCTTTGGACTCGTAGGGCAGGCCTAGACGCTTAAAAACGAAGCCTTTGTCGTTGAAGCAATTAAAAAGGGCTTGTGCAGCGACTGCCCAACTAGGATTCTCCAAGCTAACGCAATAACCGGTGATTGCGCCGGAGAAAATATCGACGATGAGGTAGACGGTAGGCTTACCAACCAGTTGCGCCTTCGTTAGGCGTGAAACAAGCTGAATTTGGAAGTGCGTAGCGTCGATCTCGAAAAATCCAGGCCGAAGACATCGTCGGCGGCCTTGCCGCGTTTGCCTTGTGGAAGTTCCGTACCTTGGTTGGTGACCTCATTCTTGAGGCATCGGCAGCGATATCTGAACTGTGTCCATGTCGGCACACGATATTTTTCGACGAGTACTCGATCCAGGAATAGCCCATGTTTCTGCTCCGACATAGCTTCTTCTGGAATACCGTACAGCGCGATAAGCATCTCGTGATATGCATCGCGCCATGTCATTCTCCGTTGCATGACGTACATATCATAGGCTTTACTGATATTTCCTGTGACTTCATGCGCAGGTGCCAGGGAGGCGGAAGCGCCAATACGACGGCTGACGCCCCGCTTCTTTCCTTGTTTCTGAGGAATGATGACTTTATTTTCGTCCTTAGGTAAAAATTTTCGAACTGCGGCAACAGGATTCCTGCCGGCTTTCAGCCATTCAAAGACCCAGCGTTTGATCGTTCTGCTATTTAACCTCATGGCCTTTGCGATGGCATTGATCTCCGTGGTAAGTGCCTTCCGCGTGTGGAGCAAGTTTGGCGTCATGGATAATTTCGAGGTTATCTCAAGGACTTGCTTGTATCGGACGGTGGCGCCAATCGGTAGACTCTTTGGAATTGATGAGAGCATCAAGTAAGGGTCTGCCGTTTTCATCACTGAATCGGAGTGAAGAAGATCCAGCCATTCTTGGAAATCGAAGCTGAATGGAGCACTATGATTATTTTCGTCTACGCCGATCAGGATGACCTTTTTGAGGTCAACGGTATCGATGACCCGCACAGCACCCGTAATTCGCGACATCGGTTTCGTCGGCGTGAATATTTCATTGATCTTGAACATAGGGGCCTTACACGGTGAGTATGACGGCGCTTCGGTGACTAAGTGGCGTGGCATTTATGTCGATACGACTGGTTCGTTCCCATACCGCCCTGCCTAATAGTGTGTGACCGACCTGAATATCTACGCCTATATCTTGGATCGTCTTTGTCATAATTTCATTAAACGAAAGATGTGCTGCATGGTGCTCTTCAAACTTCCGGCTGAAATGAGTGGGATCAATACCAGATTGTGCCCTCGGCGATCATTAAGCGCCGCTTCAAAGAATTGCAGATTTCTTGCCCGCACGTTCGGTATGTTTGTTTCTGTGGCTAGGACCCAGCGTATCCCCCGTCTATTCCAATAGACACGTTCAATGAGAAGTTTCTCCAGATTTCTCGGCGTCAAGTGTTTGGTTAACTTTACGCTCACGGCAACCAGTTCAATGCCATCTGGGCGCTTAAAACTGAGAACCAAGTCCGTAGTAAGAACGGTTGGCGTGGAGGTCCCTGGGAAGTGGGGGTGCCGGATGCCGAGGTTTTTTGCGATTGACTGTGTTTCGTCCCATGGGAGAAGGGCGAATTGCTCGCGGATATCCAGAGTAGATCGACTGTACTCGGCAAGTAGGTGAGTCTTAAATTCCTGTCTAGACAAGTAATGGTGATTTCGACCGGTGATTCTGCTTGTCACCATGTTGGACGCCCCAATGGATGGAACATCGCGAACGTTCATGAATGGCTTGTAGCTGGAGCCTTGACCTTGACCATAACCAGCTTTGATCCAGCGTTTCACAATTTCTACAGTTGGCTTACGGGACTTTGTGCCGGCCATGCGTAATATCCCCTCTGATGCGTAGTACGACGATCGCCACTAAGTTATCGTGGTGTAGATATAAATCTAGTTGCAAAATCAATCGCCCCATGCGAAGATTCTTTCGTCGCAACGCGGCAACTCCTTTTAGCAGCTCGCAAGAACCTCCGCTGAGCAGTAGTACCCAATACTAATTTTTCAAAATGCAAATTTTTGGTTTTCCGTTACCACTAGCGGAAAGCCCGCGCCTCGCCTATTTTTTGCTATCGCCGCTTATGCGGAATAAAATTGAGGCTTCGGAAGTTTCCTGTTCGTTTTATGGTTTCGGCAGTAACGGAAGCCTTACGTCGAACCAAAGTACGGTAAACTTCATAACTTTATAATTACACAGCAGCTTTCTGGAAGAATCATGTTATTTTTTTATCTAAAATGCGGTGTTGGAAAATTTGGACAAATTTAATTTGTCCCTAATCGCATTTTTTTTGGACAAAATATATTGTCCCTAGGCAGCCGTTTTCTGGAAATCTCATGGGATTTTATCATCTGAAACGCAACATTGTAAGATTTGGACAAATTTAATTGTCCCTAATCGCATTTTTTGGACAAATTTAATGTCCCTTGGACAAAATAAATTGTCCCTGGACATTAGGAGAGAATTACATGGCATCGGTCAATAAAGTCATCATCGTCGGCAATCTCGGCCGCGACCCTGAAACGCGTTACATGCCGAACGGCGAAGCAGTCACCAACATTGCCGTTGCAACGACGGAAAGCTGGAAAGACAAGAATAGCGGCGAAAAGAAAGAATTGACCGAATGGCATCGGATCACCTTCTATCGCAAACTTGCGGAAATCGCCGGCCAGTACCTGAAAAAGGGCTCGCAAATTTACGTCGAAGGCCGCCTGCAGACGCGCAAATGGCAAGACAAGGACGGCGCTGAACGTTACACTACCGAAATCATCGCCGACACCATGCAGATGCTCGGCAGCCGTCAAGGCCAGGGCGGCGGCGCATCGATGGATGACGGTGGTGGCTACAGCAGCGCGCCACCGGCCCGCCAGAACACCAGCGCCCCGGCAGCCCGGCACGCCAGCAAGCCCCGGCTTCACGTCCGGCGCCGAATTTCTCGGATATGGATGACGATATTCCGTTCTAGGATATACGTTTTTATATTTGCAAACAAAATGAACGCAGCCCTTGAAAAGGCTGCGTTTTTTGTTGTTTGCGCTAAAAATACATTCCTGTTTTCTTGCATGAGCTGTGCGTTTGCACAACGCAAGCAAGCGCGGTCTTTCTATTTTTGGCACTCGCCAGCAGAGACTTGGATAAGCCGTCAAAATACGCTGTCTTCACACGTCTGGCGCCAACTTTTTTCATGAATAAAACTGCGAATCATCCACGCTTCCTGATATTTTTCATTTGCATGCTGGCCTCCGCGGGCCAGTTGGCGATTGATATCTACGTCCCCGCACTGCCGACGATGGCGCGTTTTTTTCAAACTTCGGCGCAGGCGATTCAATCGAGCGTGACGATTTATCTGGTGGCATATGCATTCGGACAGCTTCTCTTCGGCCCTTTATCTGACGCCTACGGTCGTAAAAAAATGCTTGCTCTGGGAATGGCCATGTTTACCGCTGGCTGCGTGTTGACGCTGGTCGCAAGCAACCTGGAGACTTTTGTCCTGGCGCGTTGCCTGCAAGGCTTTGGCATCGCGGCAACCAATCTGCTCGCCAAGGCGATCATCACGGATACGTTCTCGGGGCAGGCGCTGATGCATGTGTTTACTTATATGGCCACTGCATGGGGGCTGGCGCCGATTCTGGCGCCCGTCATCGGAGCACATCTGCAAACGGCGTTCGGCTGGCGTTCTTGCCTGACTTTTCTGTTGATCTATTCATTCGCGATGTGGATTTTTCTCTGGCGTTACCGGGAAACACTCAAGCATCCGGTACATCTGAATCCGAAGACGCTCATCAAGAACACCGGCATGGTGCTCTCGAGTCCGGTATTCCAGAGTTGCTTTCTGGCGCAAGGGCTGTGCTACAGCATTCTTCTGGTGTTCAACATCGTCGGGCCATTCATGGTGCAAGACACCTTGCACAAGCCGCCAACTTATTTCGGCTACCTGGCTCTGGCAATCGGGCTCATGTATTTTCTGGGCGGTATTTCCAATCGGATACATCATCCGCGTTTGCCGACATCTGAACAACGTCTTCGCATCGGTGCCCGCGTCATGACAGGCGCAGCAGTTGCCATGCTGATTCTGTCGCTAACGATTGGCTTGAACGTGTGGACCTTGATGGCCCCCGTCCTGGTCATGGGCTTGTGTGCCGGCGCCATGTATCCCACCTTGATGGGCAAGGGGAATTCGATCTTCCCTCATATTGCCGGACTGACGAGCGCCATTCTTGGATTCGCGCTGATACTCGTGTCGTCGGGCATGATGGCGCTGGCCGGGTTTGTGCCGTTCCACAGTCTTGCCCCGATGGCGGTCTTCTTCGTTATCGTTGGCCTTACCGTCATGCTGACGGTAGGCAAATTTCTACGTCACTTTGAGCGTCCGGTCGCATCATTGGCAACTTCTGACAATCGGACCACGACCGGTGTGAGCTAATTAGCGTGTCACGTTTGCCGCCACCCCGGCCGTCGTCGACGGCCATGTCGTCCGAAGACGCCCTGCTCGAAAAGCAGGTGCGTGAAAGCAAGGACGCGCTGATTCGCGGGGTCACTTCGATCCACGAAATGCGTGAAGCGATAAGACGTGTGGCGCGCGGCCTTCCAGCCATTTCGGTAGTGCCGCGCATCGGCGGCCTCGACGCCGCAGCTTTTCGCATGCATGCCGCAGAAGGCTTGCCATTCGTCATCACTGGGCTTGTCAACAAGTGGCCATTGTCAGCCCTCACGCCGCAAACGCTACGCGAGCGTTTCGGCGCGCTGCATGTGCGCGCCAGGGTGGGTGACTATATCAACACCGCGTTCGCGCCCGACCGGGCGATGCAGGATATGTCGCTGCTGGCATACCTGGACTTGGTCGCCGATAACACGCAGGACCTGCCACCGTATCTGGGCAACCTGGCGTTGCGTGAGTTGAATGCGCTGTGCCACTGGCCAACCTATTTTAATAAGATGGGCCCGCCACGCTTTTGGCTTGGACCATCGGGAACCGTGACGCCGTTGCATTGCGACTATGACGACAATATCTTTGCCCAGATCTGGGGCAGCAAGCGTATTTTCCTGTCACCGCCGCATCACGACGAATTCCTTTACCCGCGCGAGGCGAACGCGATTCTGTTCGGCTCACCCTTTGATCCGGAAGCGCCGGATTTCGACAAATTTCCGCTTGCCCGCCAGGCCGCTATGATTGAATGCATCATGCAACCTGGTGAACTGCTGTATGTGCCGGCGGGGTGGTATCACCAGGTGCGCGCGCTGACCTTTTCACTGTCGGCCAACCGATGGGCCAGGGCGCTGCCGTTGGCGTTGAATGGGGATGTTTCTCTGAAGGCAGGTTAGTTGATCATGTTGGATGCCGGCTAGCATCGTTTGTTTTTTTAAAATTGAGCTTGATGAGAAAGATTTGGCGAGACAACAAATTTCCAATCACGATAAGAAGTTTTTCCTGTGAATTCTACGTATTCTGGACTGAAATTTCCCAACTTTATAGGTTCGGAGTCGGACAAACTAAATACGCCAACAATGCCGCTTTTGTCTAGAGATTGGATTGTTCCCCATTCTTCTTTGCCGGTTATTGGATCTGCATACAATTTGCGTAAATATCGATGGGTTTCGGGATAACGGGGATCCTTCAAAAGATCTTGCAGAGAGGTGGGGTTGCGTGAATGCCCCACTGGAGTTGCATTGATATAGCTAGTGATTGCGTTTTGCATCTCGCTACCAATATGCAATAGGTTTTCCTCTGCATTTCGCCGTTGTACTAACGATCCAATTTGTAGCGATGCGACCGATGCAATACTAAGAATCGCAACTAGGATTAATACACCGAGATAGGTAAAGCCGGCATTTCTATATTTCCTATCATTTGTGCCATCGTGTAGTTCATGATGATAAAGATTACAGATCAGTAAAGGGTATGCCCATGCGATTGTTGCCTGGCGCGCCACTGCGAATGCTATAGACATTCCCCTTCTCCAGGTCTTCCGGAGGTACGATTATCCAGGCATCGGTATTTTCTGTAATGGGGTCAACGGGAAGGGATCGTAAATACTTCTTTTCTACCAACTCGTTGAGAGAGTCGGGATACTGACCTGTATCGGCATAGAATTTATCAATGGTGTCTCTTGTTAGGCGCAAATTTTCTACTAGAATAGCCTCCTTTGCTGTGTCAATACTTTGGAAGTAGCGAGGTAACGCCAGTGTTGCTAACAGAGCCACGATGGCCAAGACGACCAGTAATTCGATCAGCGTAAAACCATGTTCTGCCGTCTTTTTTTTGTACGTCTGAGTAGCGGATCGGTCATCGATATTCGTGGAGCGCGGGTTATTCATGACGTTACCATTTTCTATAGGGTATGCCGTTTAAACCAACCTTGGATGAGGTCGAATAGATGTCATAAACGTCATCACCCTCCTGCGGATCATTAGCCTCGCTGGCGTAGCTGCGCTTACCCCATGTTAATGCCCCGTCCTCGTTACTGTTTGCAGCCATGGGGTCACTTGGAATGCGCCTTAAAAAAAAGATTTTTGAACGTTTTGGATCACGTTGATCCGCTACGCCTTCTACTAGAATATCCAAATTCTTTGGATACCCGCTAGCCCCAAGGGATTTGGGAATTCGCCCCTCATCTGCGGCTCGCTTGTAGGCATCAATACCGCTGCGGATTTCCCAGAGTATCCGACGTAACTCCTGCTCTTGATGACGCTGCATTCCAACCTGTGTCAAGGGTACGGCTACACTAGCGAGTAGCGCCAGAATGGAGAGAGTGATTAATAATTCGATCAGAGTGAAACCCTGGCGCTTATTGGAGTCTGGCTGCGCGAAGTGGTAACTTCCCGCCCCACGGATACTGGATCGATAGAATTCTTCGCATCGGTTCGAACCCATGTTATTGGGCCTGTACCTGTATCTGATAAGGCGAAGGAGCGCCTACAGAGACAGGATTGCCGGTTGCGTCGAGGGGGGTGATGGCAAGCAAATGCACCTGGGAGATATCGGCTGCAGATAGTGCTTTGAAATTGATTGTTGCGATGGCGCCCAAAGCTGTTGCGCCGCCGTTACCGCCAGAGCGGGTATCAACTATCTGTATTTTTCCAGAGTTATCGACCTGACTATTGAAGTTGGTTTGTGCTCCACCTTGTTTTAAAAAATCTCCTTCAATAACGTTCTCGACAAGAATGACGCGGCTATCAAAGCCCAATACTATCGGCAAGCTTGCTACTGGTTGAGCAGATTGCATCATTAGCTGCACCGCAAACGTATCGCCAGCTTTTACTTGAGTTGGGCCCGACCATTGCAGTTGCGTACTGTTTGCGGGGTAACCCTGACTCCCCCCGTTGATGCTGCCGGAATTGCCGCTGATGGGAGTATTGGTGCCACCCGAGGTATTCCCTGTCGTTCCAGTAGATGACGAGGGCGTCGGCGCGCTTTTTGACGTGCTCGCGGGAGCCTCTACGGGTGTTGCAAGCGGTTCCCTTTGAACATCTCTCATTGAATCAGGGCGTACCCTGAAACTGGTGTCTGTACCAGAACGAAATTCCGATAACGCGGCATCCGGCCGTTGGATATTGCGAATCAAATGTGGCGTAATTGAAAGAACGATTTCTGTTTTTTGATTGTTGTCCGAGTTGCTGCCGAAAAGACGTCCAACCACTGGCAACTCACCCAAACCAGGTACTTTATTGCCACTACGTCGGTCCTCGTCGTTGATCAGACCAGCCAATACCTGATTTTCACCATCCTTGAGGCGCAACACGGTGCTGGCGGTGCGCGTGCCTATTTGATATGCAACAGAACCGGATTGGGTTTTCAATTGCCCGATAATATTGCTGACTTCCAGCGATACTTTGATGCCAACATCGCTATCCAAATAAATTGTAGGCTCGACATTTAGTGTCAACCCGACGTCTACGTAATTGATAGATTCTGAGACAAAGCCGGTCGAGGTGGCGGTGGTTGTGATGTTCGGTACGCGCTGACCAATTAGGATTTTTGCTTTTTCGTGATTGCGCGCACGGATACGCGGATTGGCGAGGAGATTGGCATCAGAATCGGTCTTGTTGGCGGTAATCGTCATTGGAGAGATACCTGCAGCAATACTTCCGCTATTTTGATGTAGCAAATCACGCAGCGATAACGTGCTATTTCCCGTTGAAGAGCTGCCATTATTCGTGCCATTGTTTGAACCATTGACTGGTGTCCCAAGTGGCAACGGCGTCAAACTTAAACTACTCGGCCATTGAATTCCCAAGTCAAGTAAGCGCGTGCGTGATACTTCTAGCACTTCAACTTCAAGCATTACTTCTGGTTCGGGAGCATCATGTAAAGCGACGAGCTTTTCTGCCAATTTGACGGCTTCTGGTGAGTCGCGGAGGATAACCATATTCAATTTGTCGTCGACGACAATATCGCGCGATTTCAGAATCGATTTTAATGTGTTGGCGACGGTCTTCGCTTCCGCGTTGGCGAGGAAGAAGGTCTTGATGACCATCTCTTGATAGTCTTTTTGTTTCGCTGCCGTATTTGGATAGATCAGAATTGTGTTGGCATCTAGTACCTGTTGTTCTAGCTGATTAGTTAACAGTGTGTAGTGAATGGCCGACTCAATTGTGCTGTTTCTTAAAAAAATAGAAGTTTTTTGATCGGTTTTGATGTCTTTATCAAAAAGGAAGTTGATGTCCGCCGTACGTGAAATAACGTCAAATATTTGTCGTAGGGCCGCATCTTTAAAATCAATCGAAATCTTTTTCTTGTAGGCAGCCGAGAGGCTCGACTCCGGAGAGTGTTTACTGTTTTTCTCTTCAATGGCACGCTGTAATGCCTGCGCATTTGCATCATTTGGATTTTCACTTAAGATAATGCGCAATTTCATTTGCGCCATATCTGTATTTTTTTTCTCCCAAGCTAGCTGCGCCTCTTTCATCAAGCTGGCATGCCGCTCCGACATGTTGATCTGCAGTAGGCCACTTCGAGCACGATCATTACTCGGGTCGATCGTCAATATCCGTTGATAAAATTGTTCCGCTTCAGGACGCTTGCCGACGCCAGCGAGGTTGTCGGCCTGCATCAGATAAGCTGATATGGCTCTTTCTTTGGTGCGTGAGTACGCAATTCGATATTCATAATTTTGCGGATCTTGGGCGCTGGCATCCTTAAATTTGGCCAATCCTTCTTCAATCTTGTCTTGCGCAATAAGCTCTTTGCCGTCTCGATAGGCCAATTGAGCTGCGCATCCGGAAAGTAAAGTTGCTGCTACGATACTCGTAAGTACAGAAGAAAGGGCTTGTGCATACATTCTCGCAGGTGTTTGCCACCTGCGAGATAAATCTCTAGGACGACCTGTCATCAGTCGATTCCCCCAATAATAAGTGTCTGTACTTGCTGTAACGGTAAATATGTCAGTGAGAGAAGTGGTGGTTTAATCGAATCGACGCGATACATGTCATCAATCACAATTTGTTCACGGGCTATAACAGTCCGGTCACCACGTTCCAGATAAATTTCCCAGCGACCATCTTCCAGCTTCTTACCCAGATAGCTAAATGGCAAAGGTGGAGCGCTGGGCGGAAGAGGGGATATTTCTTGCGCGGGAGGGGGCGGAGGTGTCCAACTCTGATTTGTAAAGAGAGGCTCGGATTTCTTGTCGCGTTCTCCGCCGATCAAGGTGGCGCGCGACAGTAGTGCCTTGATGTGCAATTCCTTTTCATGGTCGCCTAACAAAGTTTTTTGGGTTGAAGTTGATATAGATGGTCGTGTCGATAGACGCGTTGCAGGTTCTACGATGGATGTATTCGGTGTTTTGTCTGCGAACAGCACCAGCCCGCCAGATCCAGCCAGTCCGATTAGCAATACAAGATGAAGTGGTTTCATAAATTGTGCTCCGATGCAGTTACTCCGCTAGCAGGCATGGAGTAGTCCGATAGATAGAGCGTGATGCGCAACTTTGCCTCCAAACTCGGATTGTTTATGGCCTCCCGTTTGAAGTTGATCTCATCAAGTGACGCAAACGGAATATCCAGTAAAAGTCGCTCACAGAATCGACGAATATCGGCATACGATCCTTTCAACGGAAATGACATTTGATACGTTTGATAACCACCATTTTGATTAAACGTTACCTTGTACTCGGCCATATTCAGATCAAGGTTCGAGTTACCTGCAATCGCAAAAATGGCTTTGATTTGTTGTTCTTTCTGCGAGGATTGCCCAAGTGTTTGATAGAAATTGAGCAGGCGATCGTCTGCGGTCGAACGTGGGGAAGCTATTGTTACCTGTACCGGTTCCCTTAAGATTATCTTGGTATGGTTCAACACTGCTTGTTGGATTTTGCTTTCGGCGCGCAGATGAGGAATGACGACCAGCCATCCTGCAATGCCAAGCGCAAACATAACGAACGTTAGACAACGGATAATTCCAAAGCGTGCCAGTATCAGGTGAATTTGCAGGACACGTTGTAAATACCGGGAGGCGGTCATTGAGCATCTCCCCATTGGGCCTGAAACTGAAAGCGGAGAGGCTTGTTGACATCCCGTTCGTTGATTTCGTGGCGCAGTAACACTACAGATTGAAAGAATTTTCGCTGTTTTAATTCTTCAACGTAGGCAATCATGTCATCACCGTTTTTTGCCTCAGCCAATCCCTTAATAGATTGTCGCTTGGCGTCAGGTTCTAGAGATAGCAGGGCAATAGAGTTTGGGGTGGCCACTTCCACGGCATCGAATAGATCACGCCATGGTAAATTCAGTTGAATAGTGGCAGTGTTGATGGCGTTGACCTGAGACTCTGCAATGACTCGCTTTTGTGGGAGAGCTTTCCTGGCATCTCGTTCGTCGAGTTGCTTTCGCATGCCGCTAATCTC
This DNA window, taken from Collimonas arenae, encodes the following:
- a CDS encoding cupin-like domain-containing protein, producing MSSEDALLEKQVRESKDALIRGVTSIHEMREAIRRVARGLPAISVVPRIGGLDAAAFRMHAAEGLPFVITGLVNKWPLSALTPQTLRERFGALHVRARVGDYINTAFAPDRAMQDMSLLAYLDLVADNTQDLPPYLGNLALRELNALCHWPTYFNKMGPPRFWLGPSGTVTPLHCDYDDNIFAQIWGSKRIFLSPPHHDEFLYPREANAILFGSPFDPEAPDFDKFPLARQAAMIECIMQPGELLYVPAGWYHQVRALTFSLSANRWARALPLALNGDVSLKAG
- a CDS encoding multidrug effflux MFS transporter yields the protein MNKTANHPRFLIFFICMLASAGQLAIDIYVPALPTMARFFQTSAQAIQSSVTIYLVAYAFGQLLFGPLSDAYGRKKMLALGMAMFTAGCVLTLVASNLETFVLARCLQGFGIAATNLLAKAIITDTFSGQALMHVFTYMATAWGLAPILAPVIGAHLQTAFGWRSCLTFLLIYSFAMWIFLWRYRETLKHPVHLNPKTLIKNTGMVLSSPVFQSCFLAQGLCYSILLVFNIVGPFMVQDTLHKPPTYFGYLALAIGLMYFLGGISNRIHHPRLPTSEQRLRIGARVMTGAAVAMLILSLTIGLNVWTLMAPVLVMGLCAGAMYPTLMGKGNSIFPHIAGLTSAILGFALILVSSGMMALAGFVPFHSLAPMAVFFVIVGLTVMLTVGKFLRHFERPVASLATSDNRTTTGVS
- a CDS encoding PilN domain-containing protein, producing MSQIRIDFAPHSMRRMLTRTSALTWIAALFMLIFCLGSILMACRLNHQNQTRQTEISGMRKQLDERDARKALPQKRVIAESQVNAINTATIQLNLPWRDLFDAVEVATPNSIALLSLEPDAKRQSIKGLAEAKNGDDMIAYVEELKQRKFFQSVVLLRHEINERDVNKPLRFQFQAQWGDAQ
- a CDS encoding TnsA endonuclease N-terminal domain-containing protein translates to MAGTKSRKPTVEIVKRWIKAGYGQGQGSSYKPFMNVRDVPSIGASNMVTSRITGRNHHYLSRQEFKTHLLAEYSRSTLDIREQFALLPWDETQSIAKNLGIRHPHFPGTSTPTVLTTDLVLSFKRPDGIELVAVSVKLTKHLTPRNLEKLLIERVYWNRRGIRWVLATETNIPNVRARNLQFFEAALNDRRGHNLVLIPLISAGSLKSTMQHIFRLMKL
- a CDS encoding type II secretion system protein codes for the protein MSIAFAVARQATIAWAYPLLICNLYHHELHDGTNDRKYRNAGFTYLGVLILVAILSIASVASLQIGSLVQRRNAEENLLHIGSEMQNAITSYINATPVGHSRNPTSLQDLLKDPRYPETHRYLRKLYADPITGKEEWGTIQSLDKSGIVGVFSLSDSEPIKLGNFSPEYVEFTGKTSYRDWKFVVSPNLSHQAQF
- a CDS encoding type II secretion system protein encodes the protein MNNPRSTNIDDRSATQTYKKKTAEHGFTLIELLVVLAIVALLATLALPRYFQSIDTAKEAILVENLRLTRDTIDKFYADTGQYPDSLNELVEKKYLRSLPVDPITENTDAWIIVPPEDLEKGNVYSIRSGAPGNNRMGIPFTDL
- a CDS encoding cohesin domain-containing protein, yielding MTGRPRDLSRRWQTPARMYAQALSSVLTSIVAATLLSGCAAQLAYRDGKELIAQDKIEEGLAKFKDASAQDPQNYEYRIAYSRTKERAISAYLMQADNLAGVGKRPEAEQFYQRILTIDPSNDRARSGLLQINMSERHASLMKEAQLAWEKKNTDMAQMKLRIILSENPNDANAQALQRAIEEKNSKHSPESSLSAAYKKKISIDFKDAALRQIFDVISRTADINFLFDKDIKTDQKTSIFLRNSTIESAIHYTLLTNQLEQQVLDANTILIYPNTAAKQKDYQEMVIKTFFLANAEAKTVANTLKSILKSRDIVVDDKLNMVILRDSPEAVKLAEKLVALHDAPEPEVMLEVEVLEVSRTRLLDLGIQWPSSLSLTPLPLGTPVNGSNNGTNNGSSSTGNSTLSLRDLLHQNSGSIAAGISPMTITANKTDSDANLLANPRIRARNHEKAKILIGQRVPNITTTATSTGFVSESINYVDVGLTLNVEPTIYLDSDVGIKVSLEVSNIIGQLKTQSGSVAYQIGTRTASTVLRLKDGENQVLAGLINDEDRRSGNKVPGLGELPVVGRLFGSNSDNNQKTEIVLSITPHLIRNIQRPDAALSEFRSGTDTSFRVRPDSMRDVQREPLATPVEAPASTSKSAPTPSSSTGTTGNTSGGTNTPISGNSGSINGGSQGYPANSTQLQWSGPTQVKAGDTFAVQLMMQSAQPVASLPIVLGFDSRVILVENVIEGDFLKQGGAQTNFNSQVDNSGKIQIVDTRSGGNGGATALGAIATINFKALSAADISQVHLLAITPLDATGNPVSVGAPSPYQIQVQAQ